A region from the Lytechinus variegatus isolate NC3 chromosome 6, Lvar_3.0, whole genome shotgun sequence genome encodes:
- the LOC121416514 gene encoding histamine H2 receptor-like, with the protein MEIGQIGLEDTTVMDLYNANISATMMTEEGETEGMQTALTNPVQMGTARMQQINAVITIGISLASSVLSLILNTLNIMVATNKHFNLPVSNCVGIVSMSLADMIIGLATIIRFSFSFWQRFICRVHLVISVTGVRVSVVSLILIIVDRYVAIIHPFRHQRYATKKFCVVLVVVMWILTAFANILENANGTYFYDPNRRICDVQLSLTRLLVSTILVYFVPLSTMLVIYIHLLVVVRQLILDMNRIHPVRDYSVSNRVTFSTTFSDRTLPEASIPGPSTNGEMQGGGIVNASHQNDHTGQFKLILTFFAVTAAFTVTTVPNRIVRLMAIFKGPLSVSPGLTLFCRVLVISGSWLNFFIFSVMNHNFRLTLKHIFRRRCAGHCHC; encoded by the coding sequence TCATGGACCTCTACAACGCCAACATTTCGGCAACCATGATGACTGAAGAAGGTGAGACTGAAGGGATGCAGACTGCTCTAACCAACCCTGTGCAAATGGGAACTGCGCGAATGCAGCAAATAAACGCCGTAATTACGATCGGTATTTCCCTGGCGAGCAGTGTCCTATCCCTCATCTTAAACACCCTGAACATCATGGTCGCCACAAACAAGCATTTCAATCTCCCCGTTAGTAACTGCGTCGGCATCGTGTCAATGTCTTTAGCAGATATGATCATCGGTTTAGCCACAATAATACGGTTTTCTTTCAGTTTCTGGCAGCGGTTCATCTGCCGTGTACACCTGGTTATATCGGTTACGGGTGTCCGGGTATCCGTCGTCTCCTTAATCCTCATCATTGTCGATCGCTACGTGGCCATCATCCATCCGTTCAGGCACCAGCGTTACGCAACGAAGAAGTTCTGCGTCGTGCTCGTAGTCGTGATGTGGATTCTGACAGCATTTGCCAACATCCTCGAAAATGCTAACGGTACCTACTTTTACGACCCCAATCGGCGCATATGCGATGTTCAGCTCTCGTTAACGCGTCTTCTCGTGTCGACGATATTAGTCTACTTCGTACCGTTGTCAACTATGCTTGTCATCTACATTCATCTCCTCGTTGTTGTCCGACAGTTGATCCTCGATATGAACCGAATCCATCCGGTCAGAGACTATTCGGTCTCCAACCGGGTTACGTTTAGCACTACTTTCTCCGACCGTACGCTCCCTGAAGCTTCGATCCCAGGACCAAGTACGAATGGCGAGATGCAAGGAGGTGGCATCGTCAATGCCTCACATCAGAATGACCACACCGGGCAGTTCAAGCTTATCCTGACCTTCTTCGCAGTCACCGCAGCCTTCACCGTAACCACGGTCCCCAACAGAATTGTGCGTCTTATGGCTATCTTCAAAGGACCCCTCTCGGTATCCCCTGGGCTAACCCTCTTTTGCAGAGTCCTTGTCATCAGCGGAAGTTGGCTgaattttttcatcttttcgGTCATGAACCACAACTTCCGGTTAACactaaaacacatttttagaCGTAGGTGCGCTGGACATTGCCACTGCTGA